In Paenibacillus sonchi, the genomic stretch CTGTGTCCGATTGGTCTGGAGAATCGCCTGATCTGCTCGAATAGCAGATTTCCTGTACGCATCCCTAGCGGAAGAATCGTGAAGCGGCCCTTTTAGCTCAGAATGTTCAAGAGAAGTGAACAGAGAGCATATTCCAATAGAACAAGAAGAAAGTATAGCCCAAGCTCATAACTACCAGCAGGTAGCGTCCGTACCGGACCATCCGCATTTCATCTGTATTCTGCTGCTGCCTTACTGTCTTAATGCCCAGGTGGATTGCCGCAGCGGCAGCGACCAGAGGCAGAGATGAGAATCCCCAGGTGTACCATGCCGGATAGCCGAAGAGAACCTGCGAGTTGCCATACAGGAGTTGGCCGATCAGGTAGATGGAGAAAATGACGGCAATCAATGCCGCATGTCCGAGCTTTTGCTGCTTTTTGCGCCGGATAAATCTCAGCAAGCTTCGAATCACCTCTATGAGTACCATAACGGGCCACGCCAATCCAATACCGGCATAGATGGCCAGAAGAGTAGAAGGCTGCTGTAAAAACGGAGGTTTTTCCTCTATAGTAACTCCTTGGATAAAGGTTAGCTTCCAGACGCCCTCTTGCTGGTGGAACGAGATGAACTCCCCGCTCTCTTTGTCCCGGAATAATCCTTCCCGGACAGGAATATAGGTTTTGGACTCCTTCGATCCCGTTCCCTCCGGAAAGACCCCTGTAATCCGCAGCGTTTCCCCTGCATTTTGCACAGCAAAGTTTTTTCCGCCCAGCCATCTGAACCATTTGCCCCAGCCATGCTGCGGTCCCAGACCCATGGTATAGGTACGCGCATATTGCTCCAAGTCGGGAGAGGAGGGGGGAGCTACTGCCGGGTCCTGAATCAGTGGTTCAGGCAGGAGGCGCACAATAGCATCTGTCACTTGATCGCGCAGCGGTTTTCCGGGTGACTCTGCATTGCTCACAACTAATATGCCAAGCTTATGCTCAGGAATCAGCTGCATCTTGGCAGCGAAGCCGTCGATGTCTCCTGTGTGGGACAGGGTGAGAATCCCGTTGTCCGTACGATTCCGGAACAAGCCATAACCTACACCTTCCACACCCGGATGCTCTGTAAACTGCCGGGCCTGCATTTCTTCTACGGTAGTTTGTTTAAGGATATGCTGTCTCTGATAGCTGCCTTCATTCAACAAAGCGATCATGTAGTGAGCCAATTCATCAGGTATCACACTGAGGGCGCCTGCCCCCGGCAGATTTGGGTAAGAGTAGGGGATTTCCTGAAAGCTTCCCTCCCGATATTGATAGGATTTAGCCATGTCCGGGTCGCTTTCCTGATGAGCCAGGCTGGCACTCGGCATTTGCAGGGGCCCGAACAGATTGTGCTGCATGTAAGCCTCAAGCGTGCTTCCCGTTACTTGTTCAACGAGGAAGCTGGCAAGGCCCGCTCCGGGATTGCTGTAAGCATATTCTGTCCCCGGCTCGCGAACGGGGGGCTGTGTGTCCAGATACTGCCGCAGAAAAGTCTCTGCTGACAAAGCCTTGTCCGCTGACTGCGCCGACAGGTTGTAGACACCTTCATCCAACCCGGCCGTATGCGTCAGCAGATGGTGCAGGGTAATGGGATGGCCGTGGAATAGGGGAACCTTGAAGTCTGGCAAATAAGTGTTAATATCCTGGTCCATCGCTACCTTCCCTTGCTCCTGCAATTGCATGACCGCTGTTGCAGTCATGGACTTGGTAAGCGATCCGACCCGCATTACGGTATGTCCGGGATCGACAGGAAGCTGTTTCCCGACATCGGCATAGCCGTATCCCTTGCTGAATACAATGCGGTCCCCCTCTGTTACGACAACAGCCGTGCCCGGAATGTGATCCGCCTCCATAATTTTATTAAGAAGTGGAGTCAGGGTTTCCTCAAGCCGTTCCTGCGTAATGGCATCATCCGTGCCGGCTGCTTGAGCAGCAGGGACGATTCCGAAGATTCCCATCCAGAAAATAACAGAAACGATAAATACAGATTTCAACTTCATCATCAGAACCTCCAAAACTAGTGCTGTGTAAATCTTCTGTGATTAGCATAAGGGAGAATTCTTTCACAGCTATGTCGCCAATCTTACAATAACCTTAAATCGCTTAAAATAAGCCCGGAATATGATAGACTAATGGACATGAAAGCGGGAACGAATGAGGAGGCTTGGATGTGCAGCGAACGGTACTGCTCGTCGACGACAACCGGGAAATTATAGAGCTTTTGAAACTTTTTCTGGAGAAGGAAGGACTGCGTATCTTAGAAGCTTATAATGGTGCTCAGGCATGGACATGCATTCAGCAGGAATCCATTGATCTGGCCGTGCTTGATATTATGATGCCTGAGCTTAACGGTGTTCAATTGCTGCAGCTGCTCCGCGCGGAGTACAAGCTGCCGGTAATTCTGCTGTCTGCCAAAAATCAGGACAGTGATAAAATTCTGGGCCTGCGCCTGGGCGCAGACGATTTCATTTCCAAACCGTTTAATCCGCTGGAGGTTGTGGCCCGGATCCATGCCATGCTAAGGCGTACTTATGATTTCAATGAACCGGCAGAACCCGTCCAGGATACCCTGGGTCATACCAGTATCGGGGAGCTGATGCTTGACCATACAGACTGCGTGTTGTATAAGGCCGGGCGGGAGATTTCATTAACCGCAATCGAATATAAGCTGCTGTCCACGCTGATGAATGCGCCTGGGCGCATTTTTACCAAAAAGCAATTGTTCGAGCAGGTCTGGTCAGAGCATTATTATGAGGATGCCAATACCATTATGGTGCATATCTCCAGATTGCGGGACAAGGTGGAGGAAACCCCGAAGCAGCCTGTGTATATCCGGACGATCCGGGGACTGGGGTATAAGTTTGCCAAAAAGGATGATTTCCGCTGAAAAAAACGAAGCTTTTCTCCAAGTTGATCCGATCCTATATTTATTTTGCCCTTACGCTCGGGCTGGTTGTTGTGGTTTTTCTGATGATCGCTCTCGATATCGATACTCAAACTATAGAACTTAGACTGCCCACTTTGCTGCTGGTGCTGGGGCTGTTTGGCATGAGTATTTATATATTCAGCCAGTTGATGGTCAAACGCATTACCAGGCCGCTGGAGCATATTGCGGAGGCTATAGAGAGAATGGGCAAAGGAGAGTATAAAGAACGTCTCTCTATTACAGCGGACTATGAGTTCTCGGTGATTCAGCACCGTTTTAATGAGATGGCAGAGTCGCTGGAACAGGCCGAGCGGGAGAACCGCAGACTGCAGGATAGCAAACAGCGGATGCTCGCTGATCTGTCCCACGATCTAAAAACACCGGTTACGACGATCCAAGGCTATGCCAAGGCACTGCAGCTGGGGCTCGTGGATAGTGAGGAGAAGAAGGAACGGTACCTGCAGCTCATCTATAACAAAGCTACCGTGGTCACTGCCCTGATCGATGATCTGTTCAGACTGTCCAAGCTGGAGCGTCCGGACCATCCTATATCGGTTGAGCGGGGAGATTTGGCAGAATTGCTGAGAGAAATTGCCGCCGATTATTACGATGCCATGGAGGACAAAGGAATGGTTATGGAACTGTATATACCTTCGGGTGAGGTTATGGCGGATTATGACCCGGGACTTATGCGCAGAGCCATAGCCAATCTGCTGTCCAACGCAGTACAGCATAACAGCGGGGGGACGGTAGTTCTGATCGCTCTGGAGGAATTGGCTGAGGATGTGAGGATTAGAGTTCAGGATAACGGGGGCGGAATATCCGATGAATTGAAGGAAGTGATTTTTGATCCTTTTGTGCGCGGGATGCGGCCCGGCCGGGAGATGGGGGCACCGGGCTGGGGCTGGCAATCTCCAAGCAAATCCTGGAGCTGCATAGAGGGAAGCTGAAGCTGGATAACCGGAACGGACTGACCGTATTTGAACTTGTGGTCTGCAAGAAATCCGGGACCGGAGAACCGGCGGCAGGACACGAATAACCCGGAAAGGGCCTTGTGGAATCAAGGCCTTTTTTGGTTTGCGTGCCCAGAAGTACGCATTATCTAGTTGGTGAAAGTCCAACCAAGGGAGGGACCAAGCCACCTTTGTAGCTAGGATGCTTGCATATGGCGAAATCTGTGTGTAAAAGCGCATCGACAAAAGTATCAGTCAGAGACTGGGCGAGCAACAATCCAGGCCGCAACATCAAGTGAATCCTGCCGCGTCGTCAAAAAGGCCCTGCGAAGGGGAACAGAGGGAGCCGAGTCCCGCAACTATGGACGAAGGCCAAGGAAACTGTGCAGAACTTGGAACAGCAGTGAAGAACTCTCCGGCGTAATGGGAACGGCATGGATTGAAAGATAGTGCAGTGAACTGGGGAGACCCTCCCCCACACGGGAGAATTTTTTTTGTAGGAACCCGTAAAGAGACGCTCTATAAGTCCAGAAGACGAAGTGAACCGTCTGTGGGAAGGGAGTCCGAGGGGCTCATAGTACCGAAGAACCTAAGGACAACATAACCTTAGGGAGGGAAGGAGCCCTGCTTTGTTTATGCTTTTGGAGGAGGTACGAGTGAGTGAATGCCAAAGGGCTAACGACACCAAAGGAAAAAGTTCAAGAACTCCAAGAAAAGCTAGGTCATGCGGCCAAGGAGAACAGCAAGCGTAAATTCCATGCCCTGTACGACAAAATCCACCGCTGGGACGTGCTGTGCGAAGCCTGGAAACGGGTGAAGGCGAATAAGGGGGCTGCAGGAGTAGATGCCGTGACGCTCGCAGATATTGAGGAACAAGGAGAAACAAGCTTCCTCAAGGCTTGCGAGAGAGAATTGAAAGAAGGCAACTACTATCCCCAGCCCGTACGGCGGCACTTTATCCCAAAGAAAGACGGGAAGCTAAGACCGCTGGGCATACCCACTGTTCGCGACCGAGTCATACAGATGGCAACTAAGCTGGTAATTGAACCCATCTTCGAAGCAGACTTCGAAGAAGTCTCTTACGGATTTCGTCCGAAACGAAGTGCGAAAGGAGCGTTGGAACGAATTCGGAAAGCCTGCAACCGCAAAGGGAATTGGGTAGTCGACGTCGATATCCAAGGTTACTTCGACAATATTAATCAAGAGAAGCTCATGAAATTGATACAGATGCGTATCAATGACAGGCGGATCCTGAAATTAATACGGAAGTGGCTACAGGCGGGAGTCATGGAAGAAGGAAACGTAAAGCGATCTGATTTAGGCACTCCGCAAGGTGGCGTCATTTCACCGCTGCTGGCGAATATCTACCTGCACTACTTTGACCGATTGTGGGAGAAACACGGAAGTGGATTGGGAGAGCTGACAAGGTATGCAGACGACTTTGTAGTGGTCTGCAAAACCAAAAAGGACGCCGAACATGCGTATGAACTCATACGCAGAATCATGGAACGTCTGGAACTCACCCTACACCCGACGAAAACCCGAATTGTAGGCTTGTGGACAGGAGACGAAGGGTTCGACTTTTTAGGAATGCACCACCGAAAAACGAAAGCAGAAACTTCTCAAGGGAAGGTATATTATACCACGCAACAGTGGCTAACGAAGAAGGCAGAGGAACGGATCCGAGGCGTGGTCAAAAACAGATTAGCACCGCCGAGCATGCGCTCAAGATCGTTCGCGGAACAGGTGGAATGGCTCAATCCAAAAATTCAAGGATGGAGAAATTACTACTACACGAACTATAGCCAAAAGAGGTTAGCTAAGCTGGATTGGTATATTTTGCAGAGATTAACCCGGTGGTATGCGAAGAAGAGACAACGTAGAAGATGGATGAGTTCATTATCTGAGGTTAAGTATATTGCCAACATGTATGGACTGAAAACGCTATTGTGATCTGCATGCCCATGAATGACAAACATCGGAAAGCCGTATGAGGGAAAACCTCACGTACGGTTTGATGAGGAGGGGCTGGTTTAAATCCAGCTCTTTACTCTAGTTTTGGCAATGAGGAAAATGGAGTTGTAGTCTGATGGCACTATACTGTAACTTTTTTGGGGCGTTCAACGAATAAGGAGAGTATGACATGGGGAGAGGAGGGAGTCTGTGACGGACAGGAACGAGGGAACGGACAGCAGTAGCTCCAGACCTAACAGCAAAGACAAGGGCCCGCCGGATGAGGAAGCGGCAATGCTGCTCCGTTTCAGGCAGGGAGAGCGGGAGGCATTTGAATGGCTGGTCCGGAAATACCGTCAGCCTGCCGTGCATTTTGCGCACCATTTGACCGGGGATTATCATCTGGCTGAAGACCTGGCTCAGGATTGCTTCGCTCATCTGCTTGTCTACCCGGAAAAGTACGATTTTCGCGCATCGTTTAAGACCTATCTGTATACGCTCCTCCGGCATAAGTGCATTGACGCTTGGCGCAAAAGCAAGCGGACCCTGCCGGGCGAAGCAGGGGGCCGGAACGAATCCGGGCGGATGTCTCCGGAAGATCACCCGGATGATGGACAAATGAGCGGAAGATACATATCGCCTTACGCTTTGGATGATCCCGCGCGGCTGGCCATCGTGCGCGAGGAGGACCGGGAATGGCACCGCCGCATGCGGATGCTGAAGCCGGATTACCGGCTGGCCGTTTATCTTGTCGATATTGCTCAGATGTCTTATGAGGAAGCGTCCTCTATTATGCAGCGAAGTACGGTGAGCTTTAGAGTTCTGCTGCACCGTGCCCGTAAGAAACTCAGGCAGATTTATGAAGGAGAGGAGTGGGATTGTGAAATCCAGCGAACAGGAGCAGGCATTTCTCGATGAAGTGTACCGGAAAGCCCGTCTGCTTGAATATGACAAGCGTGAAGCTGCAAAGGTGCTCCGCAACCGCAAAATACTGGCCAGACAGAAGATGGTGAAGTTTGCGTGTGTTATCGTCAGTACAGTTGTTATGGCTCTAATCATCCGGCACGGCGGGATCGAACAAGGACTGCGCCTGTGTCTGTCACTCCTTTTAATCGCCGCAGGCATAGCGGTTGAATCCATGGAGCTGTCCCGGAGTACAGAAATTGAGGATTAAGGGAAAGACAGGAATAAGTGAAGGAGAGAATGGAATGGAATTAATCATTGATCATTTGACGAAAACCTACGGAGGCAAGCAGGCATTGAATAACGTCAGCTTCCGGGTAGGTGAAGGGATACATGGACTGCTGGGTCCGAACGGAGCAGGAAAAACCACGCTGATGCGTCTTCTTGCAACCTTGCTTGAGCCGACCTCCGGCCAAGTGGAGATCGGCGGCATCTCTCTGACGGACAAGTCTCAGATTAGACGGATTGTCGGATATCTGCCGCAGGAATTTGCTTTTTATCCGGGGATGTCGGTGCTGGAGGCGATGGATTATCTTGCCCTTTTGTCCGGTGTGAAAGGCCGTGCCGAGCGCAAGCGGAGAATAGACCATTTGCTGGAGCTTGTCAATCTGACTGAACAGCGCCGTACCAAGGTAAAGGCGCTGTCCGGCGGGATGAAGCGCCGGCTTGGCGTTGCCCAGGCGATGATTCATGAGCCAAAGCTGCTGATTGTCGATGAGCCGACGGCCGGGCTTGATCCGGAGGAGCGGATACGGTTCCGGCGGCTGCTCAGCAAATTCGCCGAGGGCAGAATCGTCCTGTTGTCCACGCATGTTGTTGAGGATGTGGAATCGACCTGCGAGCAGATGACGGTGCTGCATAAAGGGAGCCTGCGCTATCACGGCAGAATCGGTGACTTGACGGCCGCCGCTGCCGGACGCGTCTGGACGGCGGAGCTTGACCGTGCCGAGTGGAGCCGGGACAGCGAACGGTTCCCGGTGCTGTCTGCCGTGCCGGAAGGGGCCGGCATGCGCGTCCGCGTATTGTCTGATGAGCAGCCTTATCCGGGAGCGCAGCAGGCCGTGCCGTCGATTGAGGATGCTTACCTGTACATGATGCGCAGGGAGGAAGCCTTCGTATGATATCACTTATAGGCAAAGAAATGCGCATGACCCTGCGCAGCCTCGTTTTTTATATATTTATCATCGTAGCCTGTTTTTTTTATTTCACTTCTTATGCCACCAGCGAAACCTGGGGAGAGCTTGGACCTCCTGCCGCCGGCACACCGCAAAATATGGGAACCGCAGAACATCCGATGTACGGCTGGAAGCAGCCGGGGAATGCCTTTGAACTGGCAAAACGGATGCGGACGGAGATAGGCTGGGATCTTGATAGCGGGACAACAACCAAGTACAAAATCGGCTTTTTAGTGGAAAACAAACTTGACGGGGAAGAGAAGGGGGCCCTTTCCGAAGCCATAGCTAAATTGGATGTGATCCTGCAGGACCCGGACAAATATACCCTCGATGATGTATACAAGATTTCCGATGAATTGAATACCCAGTTGGGCGGCAGCACCATGTACAAGCGGGGAGTTGGAAATTTCGGATTTCCTATTGAGTCCTATGATGAGGCTGTAAAAGCGCAGAAAGTGACGCTTGATCTTTATCGTGACAAGGTGGAGGCGGGAGAACTTCTGCCCGGGGCGGCAAGGTACTTCTGTGATTATCTGTCGCTGCCCGCAGGTATCTTCCCGGTATTTCTGTCGGCCTTTCTGCTGCTGCGCGACCGTTCCAGCCGAATGAGCGAGCTAATCTACAGCCGCCGGGTTTCCCCCTGGGCTTATGTCTTCTCGAAGTTTATCGCACTGGGTGTGATGCTTTCCCTTGTCTTCCTCGTTCTGTCTGTCGTTGGCGGCTGGAAAACAGTAGATATATTAGGATTGGACGGACAGGCTGGAGAGGCGGCTGCAATCTTTCTAGGCTATACGGCCTGGTGGCTTCTGCCGACGATATGGGCTTCCGTTGCCTTCGGCATGTTTGGCTCCATGTTGTTCCGCCTGGGGATTGTGCCTATTGCGCTGCAAGTCATCTGGTGGTTTATTTCTGTGCTGCCGCTTATGGGGTCTTACGGGTTGTACCGGCTGCTGATCCGCTTCAATTCACCAGACGATTATGTTCTATACAAGGATTGGGCGGATGAAATTGCGTTGAACCGCAGCTTTTATCTTGTACTCGCTGTAGCGCTGGCAGCAGGTGCCGCCTGGCTCTGGGAGAGGCACCGCAGCCGGTTGGATTCAGCGGGAGCCCTTAGCAGGAAACGGTCCAAAAAGAAAATCAAAACCGCAACGGAGGCTGCCTGATGAGAAGGCAAATGAGTACTCCTTTGATCTGGTATAACCTCAAACTGACCGTCCACTACTCCTGGTGCCTGTCGGTAGTCCTCCTCGCAGTGATCCCTTTTTTCATGGATGCCGGTCTGATGGGCCAGAACGAGGTTGCCCGGCTTGGAGAAAGGCTGATCAGCTTCCTGGGCCTGATTGTTTACCCTCATCTTGCTCTGCTGGAGAACGGGGAATTGGTGAGCCACTCTACGCCAAGCAGGTGCGTCATCCCCCGATTTTCCTTTTCCGGTGGCTGCTGACTACATTTTATGTCTTTTTGGTGAACGCAGCTTTTTTCGCCTGGCTGAATTGGAGTGGTGCTGACTTTAACTTATGGCCAATGACCGGCGGGGTGACTTTTACTGCAGTGGCAATCGGAACTGCGGGGATGACAGCTGCGCTGCTGATTGGCAACGTATCGGCCGGGTACATAGCAGGCTTCGCCTGGTATCTGCTCGACTTCATGACTAAAGGCCGGATGACCGGGCATTTCTATCTGTTTGGCCTGCTGGAGCACGAGTGGGATAACGACAAATGGCTGCTTGCCGGACTATCCCTGGTCCTGGCCCTGATCTGCGCCTGTCTGCTTCCGCGCCGGAGACTGGATTAAGTGCCGAGGCCTGAAAATAGCGGGGGAGTATGACTGAACAGTCTGCTCCCTTTTTACATTTTCCCCAGAAATTCCATTCGTAATCACCCCCCGCCCCTTCACATCAGAAGCAACTTTTCCGAAAAAAAGGTATACTATGATTAGTTTCAGTCCCCACTTTCACAGAGGAGGCTCTATCACTTGACCGAGACACTCTTTAAGCATCTGTATTTGCGGTCCTCTATAGGGTTCGCAGTAGTCTCCACAAAAGACGGTACCATGATCATGGCGAATCCTGCTCTTTGCAGCATGTTCGGCTATACGGAAGAGGAAATGATAAAGCTCCGTTATCTGGATATCGCATTGCCGGAGGATGAGCCTGCTGCCGATCATGAGCTTATTATGAAATATTTGCTGCAAAGCCCCGGAGCGGCTGTAGATAAAGAGAAACGATTTGTACGCAAGGACGGCAGTATCATCTGGATTGCACTACATATTTTTTTAACATTCGATGAAGCTACCGGCGCCCCTGTTCATCTGATTGCCGAGATGACGGAAATTACCAGCCGCAAGCTAGCCGAGAACAAGATAGAAGAGGACCGGCTGCTCTATAATCTGATTACGCAAAATACGCCGGATATGATCTCCTTTGCCGATGCAGACGGAACGGTGCGGTATGTGTCTCCGTCTGTTGAGAAGCTGCTGGGTTACTCCATTGATGAGATAATCGGCAGGAAAAGGCCTGATTTCTACCATGAAGAAGATGCGATAGAAATGGAACAGCGCGGGAAGATGTATTCCGACAGTGATGTCTTTACCCAGCGGGCCCGGCATAGAGACGGACATTATCTCTGGCTCGAAAATTCGTTTCAGGTTATGCGTAACAGCAAGGGCGGCGTGGAGAAGGTTCTGACCATTGCCCGCGACATTACGGAACGCAAGAAATATGAGAATTTACTTGCAACTGCGCAGGAATTGGGGAACATCGGTTCATGGGAATGGGATTCCCTGAATGAGCGAATGACCGTCTCGAAGCAGCTGCGCTCCATTTTTGATTTGTGCCAGGACAGCGGTACGGCCACCCACAGCCAGATCGATTATGTGCAGCTGCTGGCCCGCGTGGTTCCCGAGGATATGGCTCCGCTTCGGGCCGAACTGAGCAAGACCTTAGAGTCCGGGGTCAACGGCCAATCGGTATTCAGAATTGAAAATGACAAAGGTGAGCGCAAGTTCATCTATACCCATTGGGAAGTAGTGCTGGATAAAGCGGGAAAAACCCTGCAAATCAACGGCATAGTGCAGGATATCACCGAACGTTACCGGATGGAGGAGCAGCTGCGCGAGAGCGAGCGGAATTACCGGCTGATCTCGGAGAATTCCCTGGATTTTATCTCCCGGAATGCGACAGACAACGAAGCTACTTACTTGTATGCATCTCCGGTCTGCCTGCCGATGCTCGGCTATACCCCGGAAGAAATGGAAGGCTCAAGCGGCATGCAGTATGTTCATCCGGAGGATATGGATAAAGTACGTGCGTATTTGCAGGAAACCATGGAGGGCAAAAAGCTGGAGCCGATTATGTTCCGGTTTTTGTGCAAGGATGGCTCTTACCTCTGGACAGAAACGACGCTCCGTCATATCAGCTCAGGGCCGGGAGGAGCGGCGGAAATGGTCTGTGTCACCCGCAATATCTCTGAGCGCAAGCAGTATGAGTTGAAGCAGCTGGAGAGCGAGAACCTCTATAAATCCCTGTTCGAATATAATCCTTCGGCGATCAGCGCTATGGATTTGAACGGGCATATCCAATCGCTGAATGCCAGCCTGCAGCAATTAACGGGTTATTCGTATGATAGCCTGCTGCATGCCAGCCACACTGAGATTATTGATCCGGATGAAATGGGAATGGCTGAGCAGCGTTTTGAGCTGGCTGCGAAGGGACTCCCCAGATCTTTGAAAGCAGGCTGATCCACCGGGAAGGCTATTCCGTTGAAGTCAGCGTGATCTATGTGCCGATTATGGTGAACAGCCAAGTCGTCGGTGTATTCAGTATTACCAGCAACATTACGGAACACAAACGTCATCTCCAGCAGATAGAGAAACTCAGTTATGAGCATGCCCTGATTCTGAATTCAGTCTCAGAAGGCATCTTTGGCATGAATCTGCAGGGGGAAACGATGTTTATTAATCCGGCTGCATCGACGATGCTGGGATATGAGCCGGGTGAACTGGCCGGGAATATTAAGCTGCATACCGTGGAACAAAGATGGCTGGATGCCGAGCCGTATGCCGGCGGGCGGTGGGCGCAGCCGGATTCCTTGTCGGGCCGGCTCTCTTCCGAGGACAAGGAAGGCGTATTCTGGAGACAGGACGGCTCCAGCTTTCTGGTTAAATACCGGATGTCTCCATTATTTGATAATGGTGAGCGGAAGGGGGCGGTTGTCGTCTTCCGGGACATTACCGAAGAGAAGGCCATTGTGCGGGCAAAAGAGTCTGCGGAGCAGGCGGACCGGGCCAAGTCTGAATTCCTGGCAATTATGAGCCATGAGCTGCGCACGCCGATGAACGGGATTATGGGCATGGCGGATCTTTTGGCCGGAACCGAGCTTGATGAAGAACAGCAATACTACACGGAAATCATCAACAAAAGCAGTGAGTCCCTGCTGCATATTCTGAACGAGGTGCTGGACTTCAGCAAGATTGAAGCCGGCATGATGACGCTGGAGCTGCAGACGGTGGACCTGTCCCAGGTGATCCGGAATGTCATGGAGCTGTTTTATCCGAAAGCGCTGGAGAAAGGTCTGCTTCTGGATAGCAAGCTGGACCCTGATCTGCCGCTGCTTGTGGTGACGGATGAGATCCGCCTGCGGCAGATTCTGGTGAATCTCATCGGCAATGCGGTGAAATTCACCGAGGAAGGTGAAATTCACGTTACAGCGGGGCTGCAATCGATCGCCGAGACCGGAGATTTGGTTATAAGATTTACGGTAAAAGATACCGGAATCGGCATTCCCCAGGGAAGCCAGGGATTGCTGTTTCAGTCCTTTTCCCAGCTGCATCCTTCAATTAACCGCAAGTATGGCGGCACGGGCCTGGGGCTGGCGATCAGCAAAAAGCTGGTTGAACTGCTGGGCGGGATGATTGGTGTGGAAAGCAATGAAGGGGAAGGGGCAGAGTTTTTCTTCACCATCCATGTTTTTCTGCCTTTGTCGGAACCTGCCTATCAGCAAA encodes the following:
- a CDS encoding PAS domain S-box protein translates to MTETLFKHLYLRSSIGFAVVSTKDGTMIMANPALCSMFGYTEEEMIKLRYLDIALPEDEPAADHELIMKYLLQSPGAAVDKEKRFVRKDGSIIWIALHIFLTFDEATGAPVHLIAEMTEITSRKLAENKIEEDRLLYNLITQNTPDMISFADADGTVRYVSPSVEKLLGYSIDEIIGRKRPDFYHEEDAIEMEQRGKMYSDSDVFTQRARHRDGHYLWLENSFQVMRNSKGGVEKVLTIARDITERKKYENLLATAQELGNIGSWEWDSLNERMTVSKQLRSIFDLCQDSGTATHSQIDYVQLLARVVPEDMAPLRAELSKTLESGVNGQSVFRIENDKGERKFIYTHWEVVLDKAGKTLQINGIVQDITERYRMEEQLRESERNYRLISENSLDFISRNATDNEATYLYASPVCLPMLGYTPEEMEGSSGMQYVHPEDMDKVRAYLQETMEGKKLEPIMFRFLCKDGSYLWTETTLRHISSGPGGAAEMVCVTRNISERKQYELKQLESENLYKSLFEYNPSAISAMDLNGHIQSLNASLQQLTGYSYDSLLHASHTEIIDPDEMGMAEQRFELAAKGLPRSLKAG
- a CDS encoding PAS domain-containing hybrid sensor histidine kinase/response regulator; amino-acid sequence: MIYVPIMVNSQVVGVFSITSNITEHKRHLQQIEKLSYEHALILNSVSEGIFGMNLQGETMFINPAASTMLGYEPGELAGNIKLHTVEQRWLDAEPYAGGRWAQPDSLSGRLSSEDKEGVFWRQDGSSFLVKYRMSPLFDNGERKGAVVVFRDITEEKAIVRAKESAEQADRAKSEFLAIMSHELRTPMNGIMGMADLLAGTELDEEQQYYTEIINKSSESLLHILNEVLDFSKIEAGMMTLELQTVDLSQVIRNVMELFYPKALEKGLLLDSKLDPDLPLLVVTDEIRLRQILVNLIGNAVKFTEEGEIHVTAGLQSIAETGDLVIRFTVKDTGIGIPQGSQGLLFQSFSQLHPSINRKYGGTGLGLAISKKLVELLGGMIGVESNEGEGAEFFFTIHVFLPLSEPAYQQIPIAGMENGNGKEAPDRTSSEGEYGPLSILVAEDHPVNLQLLQAYLKKRGYYADVALNGEMAVEMVRSHPYDLVFMDIQMPQMDGIEATSIIRHEMGLSPVIVAATAFARKEDKELCLRAGMQDFISKPISPAEVDRVLREWSAHILR